The sequence below is a genomic window from Lolium perenne isolate Kyuss_39 chromosome 7, Kyuss_2.0, whole genome shotgun sequence.
tctaaaattaaaaatccgggtgttgacaacctcGCTACGCCAACGACAACGCTACGCCGAGGGTCTTTTTGGAAGGCTCGCCTGCCCAGGGCATACGTCGACGGCCCCGATTTTTGGCCATCTGTGTATAAAAGGTTGAACCACATTGTATAAGATTGAAAGCGTGTCGATTTTTATTCTCTGCGGCACTGAATACCCTCATGCTACCTATCAAGAGCGATGAACCAATGTTCGTTGATGTGCAAATGATGAGTCGGTGACTCAAACATGAAGTGAAGAAATATATGTCACAAAAAATCAATACAATGTGTCAATGTAATGTATAAGCATGGTACAGACGGAAGAACATACCAATCACCCTGAACTGAACCACCGCAATAAGAAGCAGTAGGGAGAGTCTGCACGAAGGAGCTGCTCTTCTTGAAGCTCTTGCTCCTCAGACTCACCGCTGACGCATTCACCTTCTTTAAAATCTAGCAGGCTAAAGGACCCGGCAGGTGTGAGAACTGAGTTCTAACTCTGTGGGAAGGCAAGCGAGTGCGTAGTCAGTCCACCTGGGTTGAATCCCCATCTCGCGGTAATTTCGTAGGGAGGAGCGAGCTTTAAATCGGGTTATCATCCTAGCGTCCGTCCGCTAGGGGAGTCTCATCCTACCTAACAATGTATAGCCAAGGGAGGATCATtcccccgttggtcaacgttttTAAGGATCCGGCAGGTGTCGAGGACGACGCCGCTCACTCCATCTTGGAGGGCTTGCAAAATCAAGCCCAGACCTGCTGCGCCGCCTATGCGTTGTCGATAACCGCCACCATGGCGACCGGttgatccccgccgccgccgaacgTCGGACGAGGTCTCCGCTGATGCCGGCGATCGTGAAGGTACAAAGATGGGAAATTTCAAGAGGATGTCTGATCTCGGGCAGCTATGCCCAAATCCATGCCTCTAGCCGCGCTTCTATGCTGCTTTGGCTCACGATCTAGGGAGGGCAGCGGGTCTCCATGCGCCCGAGATGTGAGGTGGAGGACAGGGACAGAACGGGGGAGCCTGTGAGGATGCGCTGTGTGAGTCACGTCGGGTGCGGAGGAGAGGGGCGAAGAAAATTGAGGGTGGGGCCAGAGCGAAGGGAGTCCGAGTGCGTGACCAAAGCATTGGACGTAGATTCGGTGAGAGGGTAAAATATTCCTATAAAAATATGTAGGACGAAACATGAGACTGGAGCAAACAGAACCAGTTCTTTTttagagatagagatgaagatatAGTGTTTTGGCAcccaggagcatatgctcccggtttttaaattttattttaaataCACTTTTAAAATATTAAAAAGTTCAGACATAAAATTTAATAGGTACATCTCGAAGTTCTACACGTTTACGAAGTGGTTCCACGGAAAACCGACATTTTTACTATCGTGcgtaaaaagacaaattttgttgcaaaaaaaaatagtgtacgtgactttttttttgtctttttcacaCAAGACATCAAAAGTATTGGTTTTTTGCAAAACGCAGAATGTCAATACGCAAGCGCAGAAACTTTTGTTCgattttttttgatatttcaaaatatttttcctgtggcaggagcatatgctcccatgtgccgaatTGAGTTTGAGATATATTTGGAAGGTGCAATTTAAAGCATATCTAGAGAAGATATCGCTCTATCATATAGGCATGCACTATCAAAGCTTCCTCCATTAACCAGTACAGCCCATGCCTAGCTCTCTATACGCGGTTACATAGAAACCAGCTGGCAATATCCAAAAACTTGACAAGCTGTCCTTATAAAATCTATAATCACAAGTTTCCTATAAAATGAAGAAAATAGTCATATAAACACGACGGTCTGGCCTGACAATCGACAGCACGTCAACCACGATTTCATTTTCACCTTACTACAGCGCTCAATGTCATCCATGAAGCCCATAGTTGTCTTCCTCGTCCATCTCGCCTTCACCTTCGCCACGCGCTGCCGCCTTCTCGAGGCCTCATGCCAAGCGCCGTCCTTCACCGTGGAGGCCGCGTGCCGCGCCGCGGCCGGCACGGAGTACATGTACGAGCTCTGCCGCGACGCCATGCGCGACATGAGCGCCCCGGAGAACCAGGTGTCCCTCTACGCGCTCGTCGCCGCCAAGCGTGCCCTGGCGTCCTACGGCGACACGGTGCAAGCGCTGGCCGGGATGCTCCGTAACGCGTCGCACCAAGACGAGAGGAAGGCGTACATGCTGTGCGCGGACAGGTACCGGGACTCTGGCGACACGATGCGGGGCGTCGCCGACGAGCTCAACGGCTGCCGGTTCGCGGGTCTCGGCCAGCGGTACAGGGACGGGATCGCGCAGCTGGAGAGCTGCAGGGACAGGCTGTTCAAGGCCATGTCGTCGCCGCTGTACGCCATGAATCTCCTTGACCGGAACAAGGCCATCCTCGCCTACTTCGTCGGTAGATTACTCGCAGGCGTTGATCCCTAGTTCCACATATACGTGCGTAGTAGCACGGTAGCAAGATCAATGTTGTCTCTCCAGTCTCCATGTTGTTAAGGGTAGTATTGTTCTGGCAGCTCGTTCCCTGTGTGACTGTAATAATGTAAGATGTCGTGGACCTAAGTTTGTGGAGACTAGGCGACTAGCTAGAGACCCATTTGGATGTTTTGTTGGTACTAGTAAGCTTGCACGTGCACGCACGTCTCAACTAATGCAAATATATACACTAAATAAGCCACTCTTCAATATTCTGAAGTTATATGCCCTCTAATATTGTcccctgattttttttaaaaaaatcttctTCATTTGTTTAAAATATAGTAATAAAACTATTATAATCCATTGCAAAGATATATCTAACATAAGGGAATGGGTTTACATGGCGTATAAGAAAATTTTCATATGGACAACCGTTCTAAACCAGAAATGAAAATACCATGTCCTCCTCATATAACTGCGATCTCCTTATCGATCATCAAAAAGACCCTACCCTCCAAATAAGAATTCTCTCGGTCCTGCAATCTACACCTGAAAGAACATCAATCACTCTCTCCAAAGTTTGATACAAAAACTTGCACTTGTTGGTGCTCAAAACAAATAGCAAAgcaatttaaaaaaaaataataGCAAAGCCTGAAACCACAAGTGTTGTTTAAAGTGGTAGACAAAGTAGCTTCATATTGCCGTGGGAATAGATCGTCATCGTGAATTTGAGTTTCCTAAGATACATCACATGTCTATATATTATATAAAAGAACAAAGAGTACCATTAGTTAGATTGTAGAAAAAATCAACATAATGTTTTAGCATGGAAGGTAAATGTAATTcttgctctctctctccaccTTTGATGATGATACATTGCTTAGTGGAAACAACATATTAAATGAAAATATACAAGGCCTctcatctatacctaataataaagggagaagtgttTCCCTGGTTTGGTCCGTACGGTTTCTGTCGTCCACTTCGTCCGTGGCTTCAGTGCTCCCCCTTTCGATCGTTTTTCGCACGTTTCCTTTGTTCGATCTTTGCTTGGTTTGGTCCCGCACGAGTCGTTGATTGGAAGAGTCCTTTCCGGTTTCAGTTTCAGCGCCTCAACATATATACATAGGGATCGAACGAGGCCAGGCTGCCTCCTCTCAAAAGCAGATCGAATCCCATCGAAAACAATCTGCCCAAGTCACCTCCTCTCGAAAATAGATCAAATCCCATCAAAACAATCTGTCCCGCACCTTGATTACAACTGGAGAGAGAGAAGGAAAGACAAGGCCACACACCGGAAGGACATGCACCTACGCGATAGGCTGCGCAGCAGGAAGCGCGCCCGCGAGATGGCTTCTGCATCGACCAAGGGCACCTTCAGCGCCTTCTCTACCCCGCGCCTCGCCGGGACCTGACACCAGGGTGGATTTATGAAAGAGCGCAGGGACGTGACACTCTGGTTTTATGAGGCGATTTCCGCCGTGCCTACGAGAGCAGCAGATGAGGGTTGCCTACCAAACAATCGCAAAAATCAGGAGCAATATGCGAAGCGGCGCCGCGGTAATTGGCGTGGCGGGAAGGGCTAGGGCGTGAGGTGACTAGGCGAGCAAGACAAGAGATCGACATACAAGACACTTCAGCGGGCGATGCGGCTCCTAGAGACTCTGGCGAGTGCCGAATTGTGATGGTTGGGCCGATGGCCAGTGGCTGAGAAACCGCTAGGGCGAGGAAGGGCGCCCACACCTACCATGAATTTTGCCCCCAAAACATCAACTATACGTATGCATCTTTAGCATTGGCAGCAGATCGTGTTCGTTTTAGTACGTCTCTTCCAGCCTTCCAGGGAGTTTTGTAGAGAATAATGGGGAAAGGAATAGGTGGCAGATGAGCACTTTCCCAGGCAGTGCGTATCTCCGGCAAGCTCCGCCACTCGCAAGCTCGCGTAGGCGCTGGCCGTGTGTCaacagaaaatgaaaaggaaGGGAACAGGTCAACAGGAAAGGAGAAAGGTAATTCGTTTATAAAATTTTGCTCGGTGGCTAGCGGCAGTGACAAAGGAATTGTCTAAATTAACTATGTGCTTTCTTTGCAAATTGGTGATATGGCTAGGGGCTGTTGTAAAGAATCGCCTAATTCAGTAATTTGCTAATTGTGAATTTGTAATGAACACGATTGTTAGTGATATTTTGATCTTGCTACGTTACTTAAGTTTCTTTTTCTGTTGTGCTAAGTGATTATATTTGGGATCATATATCATATTTCCTCCTTCCTAAAATACAGATGTATCTATAATTAAAATAAGTTTATATACATTCGTATCTAGATAAAATTGAGTCATTAATTTTTTTGCAAGAAAATAGTAAAATATAAATGTGTTTGTGCTATTCGTTATAGAACATAAAAAAGATTTCTTTGCAATTTGCTCGACCCCAAATTTGTTGCATTCTCCGCCACTAGCGACAACCCTTCTAGCTGCAAACAAAATATTTATAGTAATGATTCTTGATCAATTAGATGAAAATATATTAAATGTGATTATCTAAATAGTTTAAAGATCTGTCATTGTGTTGTACCAAGCAAAATTTAAGCGATACAAATGCCTCAGACAATGCAACCTCTCTTCTCTAACAGTTGCAATCCGTGAAATCAATGCACGAGGTGTCGAACTCAGAATCAGAGAAATGGATCCTCAATTTtaatcccgttgcaacgcacgggcatcttttgctatctatacctaataataaagggagaagcgtttccgtggtttggtccgtcgaAGTGCGCTTTCGTCCGACCTACTCTACGCTTTCGTCTGATAGGAAATTCCAATTCCTGAGATGAGTACGATACAGAGTCCCGGTCGATCTCAAATCTATCGATCATGGCGCTTGCCAGGCCGGGCACCGGCCCAGTGAAGAACGGACTCACGTTTCCTTCCCAAACACAAGAACAACCATTGGCCTCCACGCTAGCAAAAAAAAAGACCATTGGCCTCCACGCCAAGAATAGCTTACAACCAAAACTCCCAGCGCCGCACGTTAGTTTTTTTAAACGTGAATCTTTGGCGAGTCCGGTTAGAATACGAAACCATGAGACACCGGCTCTTTGATAAAAACCTAGGTAGTAATATAAATAGGCCTTGAGAGTTGAGTCCCTGATCGATTTAGACGCGAGCGTAATCTCCCAGCAAAACACCACGGTGCCATATCGGCCGTCTCTGGCGATGTTTGTCCAGGCCGCGACCGCGCCCGATCCCGCCCTCTCCAATCAAACTAAAGTTCCTTCCAAGCCGTTCGAGCCCGTGAAGGAAACTGATCGGTATgggtaaaaaagaaaaaaaaaacacttaTGATGTCCATCGATTTGGAAAAGAAGGAAACCGATCGATCTGGAAGGGAACCATCGACGCTACAAAAGGAAGAATTCCGTaggagaaccaaaagaaaaacatAGGGATTGAGGATCGGAGATCGATACATATCCATGGGCCGCCGTCTTTCCCATATACCAACTACGCGCCATAATACATCCGTCGTCCTAGCTACTACGTCTTCACCAGGCGGCAACTCCTGctgcgccatggcggagacggcAAGTTGGCAACGCCCACTCCGTTGTCCTCACGGCGAATCACCATGGAGAGTGGTAATTGGATGTGTTCTGCGTGACTGCGTTTGGCCATCGCCGTCGTTGATGTGGTGGACAGGAGCTCGCCAAAGATGCTATCGGGGTTCGATGTCGACGTGGTGATCTAGCAACGTCCATGATACCTTCCCCGTCCTACTCACCTCGGTCTTCTCTACACGAGGAGAGGACAAGGCGGCCTCTCCTGGTGCAACGTGGCGGAGACAGGAAAGGGTACTCCGTCCTCCTCACGGGGAGACACCACGACGAGCGGGAGCGGGACGTGCTCGGCCTCTTGCCGCCGTCGTCGCTGGCATGCAGCCACGTAAGGGACATGAAGGATGGGAGCGGCGCTTGCCAAAGATGTTGTCCGGTTCGTCATCAACGTTGTGTGTGTTTTCCAAGCCTAATTTAGATGCGGGTATATTGTTCCATGATGCAGAAAAGAGCAGCGGTCCAGGCGGCTATGGTGCTGGGTGGAGACCTGATGTCGTACACCCACGGGCCACGGCAGGCTGGGGTCTAATTTGGTGGCCGCTACTTGAGTAAGGACTAAGCAGATGCAACAGGTGAAATTAAACATCCACGAGTGAAAGTTGCTAGCCATACGGTGGTGTAGGATATCCCGCTGTGCGCCTGTGCCGCAGGTTGCTTGATTTGTGTTTATCAGAAAACAAGTTGGACCACTGAAAGTTGAATTCTTCAGATCGGGCTATCGGCCAAGAGCTCACAATCACAAGCTTGGACAATTGAGCCATGAATCTGTGAAACACGCTCACCTATCTGCAATTATGTAAGTTCCAGGTGCATCGACCGAAAGATCAAGTAAAGGTAATGAACCAGCGTGAGGCTATCTATGTATGTTTGAGATGAACTTTTCAATGTGAACACAAAGCAAATTTTTCTCTTAGTTACCTTCTGGAAATTAGTGTTGAAATTTGTTTTCTCCATGTTTGCTTCTCATGAGTATACAAGAATCAATGTGTACTTTGTAAACTTTGGCAAGGAATGCTACATAGATTTGGTatctcccgatgcaacgcacgggtctGTTTCCTAGTAACCAATAATTAACAAACTTACTCATGGCTCACGAGATGGGCTGAAACTTCTCATAACCCAAAACAAAGTCAGACAATCATTTATTTGTCTACATATAACATGGTTAAACATTTCTTGTGACATTTCCATTATGCCCACCAAACATCATGTAGTTCTCTGCATATGTTCTATCCATCCTTCTTCAAGGCCTTTCAGTCCTCAAATAAAGCATTCTCCGCGTCACAGATTAAGCCTAGAAATACAAAGCTATTAGATTAGAGAAAAAAAATGCATCAACTTCACTGCGATATAGGCACCATTTTTTGATAAATTAATTATCTGGCATTAATTGCAAAGAGAAAACTAAGTATTTTTTTAGTTTAGTGGAAAAAAAACACATCGAAATATACCATGAAATTTGATCAAAATCTCGTAAAACATGAGGGTTGCAATTTTACCAGAGGTTCATCAAACAGCTTATTGGGAAAGAGTAAAACAAAAACATTTTAGTTCACAATAATAAACAACTGATCTGATTGAATGTTCCTACTTAATCACTACAATATTCTAGAACAAGCCAATTCTTTTAGTTCTAAGACTTGATAATTAAAAAGGAGAAATGAAACCAGAATGCTCCCAATGTACCACAACACCAGTGAAATTTTCTCCAAAATAATCGTTGTGAAAGAGACCATAAGTTTGCAATCTCAAAATAGTTCAAAAGTACAAATAAAAAGCTAGTCACTCCAGTGGTCTGGTAGATCATCCACGTTTATCAAAAAGTGCCATCTTTTCCAGTTTCTAAATGGTCTAGAATTAACAAAAATATGCCCCGACTTGATCAATCCAAAAGAACTCACGTAATATTTGTTGTCAGCAAAGTTGTAAATGTGTATATATAGAGAAACAAACACTCACAGTTCAAAAAATTCAGTAGTAAGAAGACACGAAATACAAGAGTGCTCTGAAATGCATTCTGATGCATATTCACATCCAAAAACCGAACTATTCACTGGAAATTAAACCACTACCAACCACCTATATTATAGCAAAAGTTTGATGGTCAAACACCTTAGGAAGATCAGAGTAAATTTCATACCGTCAATATTAAATTATAAGGGAAGTCAACGATGGTTCTTTGATGCTTtgagcaatcttgttctctttgtATTCAGATGCTAACAAAATCAAGGTTTTAATCCATAGAATATACTTGTCTAATTAAGAACAGTATCTCCCTCGATCATTCAGGTTGTTGCATGGCTGGAACAGGAACAATTACGTCAGGGAAATCCATATAGATGGAGAAATTCAGACACAAGCACCATATTCAGATATTCGGTTCACCCATTGTTCCAGTACATATACATATTTCACTTCTTTCTGACTGCAAGTCAAGATATTCCGTCTGATAAATATCTCATAGTACATCCA
It includes:
- the LOC127312418 gene encoding uncharacterized protein translates to MSSMKPIVVFLVHLAFTFATRCRLLEASCQAPSFTVEAACRAAAGTEYMYELCRDAMRDMSAPENQVSLYALVAAKRALASYGDTVQALAGMLRNASHQDERKAYMLCADRYRDSGDTMRGVADELNGCRFAGLGQRYRDGIAQLESCRDRLFKAMSSPLYAMNLLDRNKAILAYFVGRLLAGVDP